The DNA window TGCAGCGAGGCAGGGGGCTGGTGGCTCTCGGTCTTGCGCGCGGCCGCGATCCAGCGCTGCAGGTTTTCCGGGCTGGCAAACGCCTGCTTTCGGCTGTGCCGCAGGACGAAGGACACGACGTGGCTTTTCAAACTTGGCATGCGAATACACGAACTTCGGCCAAAGCCGACTAAGAGAACCCCCACTATCTCCGAACATCGTACCGCGGCCGAAAATGTCAAGTTTTACGCTGTGTCTACACGGTGGTGTGATCCGCGCCGCAGTGCTCAGCGACGCGGTAAAAGTGCGGCACGCAGCCGGTTGCTGATGATCGCCGGGGGCATGCGAGACCCCCGGCGCATGCCGAGCAATTTGCATTTGTCGGCGAAGGTCATCAGCGCGGCGTACCCAGAAGCAGCGAGGTAAGTGCGGCTTGCGGATCGTTAGGCGGCGATGCCGGCCAGCCAATGTCCTTCTGGACATGCGCCGGCAGGCTGTTCAGCGCACGGATCGCCTTGTTCCTAGCGTGGGTCTGCCTGATGGTCACACCGAAGCGACCGAGATTTCCGAACATCGACATTTTCATCTCCCTTGAAGAACGGCAGCGGTCGAGGATTATCTTCGGCCGCCGTTCGATGCCCGGGTAATGCACCTGCCATGTATCGGATGGATTTCGCGAAAACAGCGTTTCGGTTTCCGGATCAGGCGATCCGGAAACATTTGCATGCAAATGATTCTACGAGGGCTCGCGGGATCCTACAGACGGCCGGCTTGCGAACGGCCTGCTGCTCTGGTTCAGTCAGCCTGGCGCCGGTAAAGTGTTGTCGTACCTATGGAGGGTGGTGATGAGCGAGGCTGACGCGGCCAGCGACACCGAAATGCCTTATGCGCTTGGCCATTCCGAGGGTGAACTTAGGCGGTTGTCCACGCAGGCGCGGTTGATCGATTCGATCACCAGGCGTTTCTTCGTCGAAGCGGGCATTGCGCAGGGCATGCGAGTGCTTGATGTTGGATCCGGCGCTGGCGATGTCGCGATATTGCTTGCCGATATTGTCGGCCCGGCCGGTGCGGTCATCGGGACGGATACGTCTTCGAAGGCGCTGGAAGTCGCCCGGTATCGGGTAGCGGAGTTGGGCCTGAGCTATGTGTCCTTTGAGGAAGTCGACCCAACCGACAAGGCATTCGACGAGCCGTTCGATGCGATTGCCGGGCGCTATGTGCTTCAATTCATGCCGGACCCAGCCGCCGCGCTTGCCAAGCTGGCCGCCAAGTTGCGACCCGGCGGTCTGATCATATTCCACGAACTTGACTGGAAAGGCGCGCGGTCGATGCCGCCGGCCTTGCTTTATGACCGTTGCTGCGCGCTTTGCATGGAGACCATTCGCCGCCTCGGTGCTGAGACCAGCATGGGTCTGAAACTGCATGCCGCCTATCTTGCCGCCGGCCTAGCTCCGCCGTCGATGCGCCTGGAGGCGGTCATCGGTTCCGGCCCAGCCGGTATCGACCGGGTGCATCTGGTTACCGATCTGGTTGCCACGCTGCTGCCGGACATGGAGCGCCTCGGCGTCACAGCGAAGGGCGAAATCGACATCGAGACTTTGCCGTCTCGGGTGCTCGATGAGGTGGTCGCATCGGGCAGTGTCGTGATCGGCCGCGCCGAAATCGGCGCCTGGTCGCGGGTCTGATGATTTCCCGCCGGACGTTATGCCTTGGTCATTCCCGGCCACGCCTCGCGGCGTGGCCTTCGCGCGAACGCCGGCGCGGGGTGGCGTCGCCGGCAACGCCATCCTCGCTGACCGTCTTGCGCGGCGGCAATTTCACCGCCGCCGACAGTTTCGGGAACGGATCGACCTTGTTGGGCAGCGCCATGGCGTAGACGAAATGCTCCTGGAATTTTGGCTCCAGGGCCGTCTCGATCTTCTCGATCTTGCTGACCGTGTCCTCGATCTCGCGGCGATAGCCGCGATTGAGCAGCGCCATGCGGGCGCCGGCGCCGGCGGCGTTGCCGACTGCGGAAACCTTGTCGAGATCGCAATCCGGGATCAGGCCCAGCACCATGGCGTATTTCGGATCGATGAACGAGCCGAAGGCGCCGGCGAAGTGGATGCGGTCGACATGCTCGGTGTTCTGCTTTTCCATCAACAGCTTGGTGCCGGCATAAAGCGCCGCCTTGGCAAGCTGGATGGCGCGCACGTCGGTCTGGGTGATGGTGATCTTCGGCCCATCTTCCTTCAATGCGGCGGAGCCTTCCTTCAGCACATAGGAGAAGGTGCGGCCGTTGGCGGTGACGCGCGGCGAGCGGGCCGAAAGTCCGCCGTCGATGACGCCGTCCTCGGAAATGATGCCGGCGAGATACATCTCGGCCACCACTTCGATGATGCCGGAGCCGCAGATGCCGGTGACGCCGGTCGCCTGGACGCTGTCGAGGAAACCCGGCTCGTCGGACCACAGCTCCGAGCCGATGACGCGGTACTTTGGCTCCAGCGTGTCGGGATCGATGCGTACGCGCTCGATGGCTCCGGGTGCTGCGCGCTGGCCGCCTGAAATTTCAGCGCCCTCGAAGGCCGGGCCGGTGGGAGAAGAAGCAGCCACGACCCGCGTGCGGTTGCCGAGCACGATTTCGGCATTGGTGCCGACATCGACGATCAGCATCATCTCGTCCTGGCGATGCGGGCCTTCCGACAGCGTCACCGCCGCCGCGTCCGCACCGACATGGCCGGCGATGCAAGGCAGCATATAGAGCCTGGCGCCCTGGTTGAGCTTGAGGCCGATATCGGATGCCTTGATATGCACCGCGCCCGAAACGGCGAGTGCGAAGGGGGCGCCGCCAAGCTCGGTCGGATCGATGCCGAGGAACAGATGGTGCATGATCGGATTGCCGACGAAGACGGAATCCAGGATGTCGTTGCGCTGGACATTGCCTTCGGCGCAGACCTTGTCGACGAGACCCGAGATCGCCTCGCGCACGGCGACCGTCATGCCTTCGCGACCATCCGGGTTCATCATCACATAGGAGACGCGGCTCATCAGATCCTCGCCGAAGCGGATCTGCGGGTTCGAGGTGCCGGACGAGGCGGCGACGCGGCCCGACAGCAACGATACCAGATGCATGGCGATGGTGGTCGAGCCGATGTCGCAGGCGAGCCCATAGGCTTCGTTCTTGAGGCCGGGCCAAAGCGCTACGACGCGCGCGGTCTCTGAGTCGGCATCCTTGTAGATGGCGGCGGTCGCGGTCCAGTTGCCCTTGCGCAATATGCCTTGCACCTGCGGCAGCAGATAAAAATCGAAGTCGAGGCTTTTCAGGCCCCAATCGTGCATCAGCGCGATCTTCAGCCGATCGAGGTCGCCGAGCGGCTTGTGCATGTCGGGTTCTTCGATCTCGACATAGCACATGCGGATCGCCGCATCGCGGGCGATCACCCTGGTGTCGGCATCCTTGCGGATGGTCTGCGCGTTGATGACGGTGTCCTGCGGCACGTCGATGACGAGGTCGCCAAGGATCTGCGCCGAGCAGGAGAGGCGGCGCCGTTCGGGAAGGCCGCGCACGCGCTCATAGCGCTCTTCCTTGGCACCCTTGGGCGTGATGTGGTCGTTGGAGGAAACGATCTTGTGCTTGGCGAAATTGCCTTCCTGCACTTCGATCTGGCAGCGCCCGCAGGTGGCGCGTCCGCCGCAGACGCTTTCGACATAGACGCCGAGCTGGCGCGCGGCATCGAGCACCGGCGTTCCGACAGGAAAGCGCCCGCGCTTGCCCGACGGCATGAACAGCACGAGCGGGTCGGTGATGTTTGCAGGTGAATTCACGGTTGCGCGCTTATCCTCGGCCCATCCGGGCTTCACGGCCGCCACGGCGGCGACCGCCATTGCTGGCGCCGTCGCCCGGCGCATTGACTTGCGTCGGGGCGGCAACGGCCTGGCCGCCTTCGGCCGGCTTGTAGTCCTTGTAGGTGCGGATCCAGTTGGTGCAGTTCTCGTCGGTGCCGTTCAACACATTGGCGCCGCGCACGGCTTCCATTTCCTGCGGCCGCACCGGGTTCATGATGGCCGATGTCATGCCGGCGCCGATCACCATCGGGATGAAGGCAGCGTTGATGCCGTGGCGATGCGGCAGGCCGAACGAGATGTTGGACAGGCCGCAGGTGGTGTTGACCTTGAGCTCTTCGCGGAGCCGGCGCAGCAGCGCGAACACCTGGCGGCCGGCGTCGCCCAGCGCGCCGATCGGCATGACCAAAGGATCGACAACGACGTCATGCGCGGGGATGCCGAAATCGGCGCAGCGCTGGACGATCTTCTTGGCGACGGCGAAGCGGACATCCGGGTCCATCGAAATGCCGGTCTCGTCGTTGGAAATGGCGACGACCGGCACGTTGTACTTCTTGACCAGCGGCAGGATGGCTTCGAGCTTTTCTTCCTCGCCGGTGACGGAGTTGACCAGCGGGCGGCCCTTGGCGACCTTGAGAGCGGCTTCGATCGCGGCAGTGACGGAGCTGTCGATCGAGAGCGGCAGGTCGACCAGCCCTTGCACGATCTCCAGCGTCTGCACCAGAAGGCCGGGTTCGGTCTCGTTCGGGTTGACCGAGGTAACGCCGGCATTGACGTCGAGCATGGTGGCGCCACAGGCTGCCTGCTCCAATGCGTCCCTGATGACGGTCTCGAAATTGCCCGCGATCATCTCGGCGGCCAGCTTCTTGCGTCCGGTCGGGTTGATGCGTTCACCGATCACGCAGAACGGCTGGTCGAAGCCGATGATGATTTCTCGTGTCGCCGAGGCGACGATGGTACGGGTCATGAAGTCTCTCCGCCGTGATATAAAGATTTCTTTATATCGTTGTCTGTTTTCGTTCAAGCGAATGGGTGGCCGTCCGCGCCGTCAGTGCGCGGTCTTCACCATATCCACCTGCGTTTCGGTAATGTCGTCGTGCAGTATGTGCTCGAGCCGATCGGCGACCATCTGGTCGTCGCGGCGAATCTCGCGTTTCCATGGCTGGCGGCCCTTGAGCACGCCCGATTCATCGACGATCTCGGCGACATATTCCTCCTGCCGGTAGGCCATCACATGGACGCCGGAAACGCCTGATATTTCCTTCACCTCGTTGATGATGTCGATGCAGAGCTGCTTGCCTTCCTTCTTCTGGTCCTGCGCGCCTTCCAGCCGCTTGATGACCGAATCGGGGATGTGGATGCCAGGCACGTTGGAGCGGATCCACTTGGCCGTCTTGGCCGAGGCCAACGGGCCGACGCCAACCAGGATGAAGCATTTTTCGGTGTAGCCGAGGTCGCGCACCTTTTGCATGTAGGTGCGGAACATCGGCACGTCGAAGCAATACTGGCTCTGTACGAATTGCGCGCCGGAGGCGATCTTCTTGCCCAGGCGATGCGGACGGAAGTCGATCGGCGGTGCGAAAGGATTGATCGCGGCACCGAGGAAAAGCTGCGGCGGCGTCGTCAGCTTGCGGCCGGACAGGAACTTGCCATTGTCGCGCATGATGCGGCAGGTTTCCAAGAGCGACATGCAGTCGAGATCGAATACCGGCTTGGCGCCGGGCTGGTCGCCGGCCTGCACACCGTCTCCGGTGAGGCACAGCATGTTGGCGACGCCCATCGCGGCCCCGCCCAGCACATCGCCCTGGATGGCGATGCGGTTCTTGTCGCGGCAGGCGATCTGCATGATCGGCGCATAGCCCATGCGGGTCAGCAACGCGCAGATGCCAACCGACGACATGTGGCAATTGGCGCCCGAGGCGTCGACGGCGTTGATGGCATCGACCCAGCCGTCGAAGATTTTCGCCCTGTTGTAGACGTCTTCCGGATCGGCGCTGTCGGGCGGATTGAGCTCGGTCGTCACCGCGAACTCGCCGCGTCGAAGCACGCGCTCCAGCCGGCCGCGCGAAGTATGGCCGGGCAGGGGATCGAGCGGCAGATCGATGCCGGCCGGATTCTCGTCGCGCTGGCGGCCGATCATGCCGATGCCCCGGTGTTTGCCGGCCCATTCTTGGCGGCAGCGGCGGCTTCGCGTGCGGCGGCGGCCTGCGCGGTCACCCGAAGCCAGGCCGAGGTTTCGCGCAGCGACTGGTCGACCGGCTTCTGCACGGTCAGGATCCTGTCACTGTGCACCATGTTCTGCGAGCCTTCCCAGGCCTTGACCCAGACGCAGGGCATATCGGGTTCGACCTCGCAATTGCCGTTGGCGCGGACGCCGCCGCAAGGGCCGTTGCGCAGCTGCTTGGGGCAGTTCATCGGGCAGGACATGCCGGTCGACGACAAGATGCACTGGCCGCACATGCGGCAGTCGAACATGAAGCCCTTGACGCGCTTCTCGACAAATTTGATCGGCCCTTCGACGCGGCCGTAGCCTATGCCCTTCCACAGGGGATGAAGGAGCAGGAACATGTCGGCGAACTTGCCGTAGAACCATTCGAGCAGGCGCGAGTGCCTGATCGACCACAGCCGGACCGCGAAGGAGCGCTGCACGCGCCGCTGCGGCGACACGTCGGCCGGTTTGTAGTCGGATTTCGGCGCTGCCTTCTTGACCAGAGTGGCCTGGGTAACCGCCGGCTGGGTGTCAGACATTTTCTTTGCCGCCCGCCTTGACCAGAGCGACCAGCCGCTCGCGGTCATATTTCGTGTCGAGGTCGTTGAATGCCTTCTCGACTTCGGCTTCTAGGTCGTCGCCGACCGCAATGGGATCGGCCTTGCGCCATTCAGCCAGATAGTCGTCAGTGCCGCCGGCGCCGGTGCGCATGGCGCACATGTCGATTGCCTCGGTGAAGCGCAGCGGCAGTTCGCGCTTGGCGTTCTGCCGGCCCTTCTTGACGATGACCTGGGCAGGGATGTCGCGCCAGTAGACGACGATCAGATCGGCCATGAAACTCTCACTCCTCAATGATCGAGCATTGCCGCAAGCGCGGTAGGGCCGCTTGTTATGGGACGACGCGCGCGCATTCAAAAGCGACGCTATTGGAAGTCGCAAAAAGAAAGGTGGGTTTATTCGTTCGCGGCGTGTGCCGGCGCCATGTTCGAGGCGTCGGAAAAATCGGCGCGCGGCATGCTGTCGGGGACGAAGGACGCGCTACCAGATGCCGGTTCTCAGGCCTGTCCAGAGGTAGAACCAGATCGTCGGGTGATACCACAGTTTCGAAGGCAGGCCGGGATCGATCGTCGTGAGTTTTCCAGCCAGTGCATCGCTGACGGCCTCGACGCAGATGTCGCGCGAGAACGCCGTCTGGCGTAGCGCGTGACTTGAGATGGTGTCGCCCTTTTTAGATCTGCCGCGCGCTTGCTTCAGCACGCCACCAGTGTCGACGCCAGCGTCGACGAGGTGGACAGTCGTGCCGAAATTCTGCGCATCGCTTGATACCAGAGCCCAATAGCCGCCATTCATGCCGCGATATTTCGGCGTGATGCCCGCATGGTAGTTGAGCACCGGGCAGGGCATTTTGCTCAGCATCTCAGCCGAGATTAGTCGGCAACCGTTGAGCAGCACAACGCCTGGCCGGATCTTCTGGATCGCCTGCAGGCACTCAAGCCCATTGGCCGAGGCTACTTGGATGATCTCCTGGCCTGGCCGCGGCTCAACCTCCAGCTTCTCCTCGGCAATCAATCGCGCGCTATGGCCGGCCAGGAATCGCTTGCCCAACCTGCTCAGCACCATCGTGCCAAGCTGGCCCATGGCGGAGATCCAGCCTTGGCGGCGAGCCCGGCCACGCAGCAATTGCTTTTTGGATTCAGGTGTTTCGAGGACAACGCTGACAGGACCGACGCGATCGGCGATTGCATTGATCATAGCCCAGACATGCTGGCCGCCGCCGGTGACGACCACGATCGGACGCGTACTGGATTCTGATGCTGCCATGGATATTGCCCCCTCCAAGCAACCCGTTCTCGACAATGGGCGGGATGCTAGGGCGTCCGGGTTAATCCTTGGTGATCAGCTCTTCGATGCCCGGTCAGCGCTTGAATTCGATGATATCGAGCTTCGATTCATAGTAGGGCGCCGGGAATTCAATGCGCCATTCCTTGGTGCTGTTACGGAAGGCATAGCCGACCTGGTCGGTTTGCGGGCCGCTGCCATAGGGCTTTGCCGGATCGTTGTTGACATAGAAGGAGCCGAGATAGATCGCGCGTTTCTCGCCATCGTCGAAGAAACGGCCCTTGGTGCGCTGCGAGCCGCTGACCTTTTCCAGCCGCCAGCCGGAACCGTCATCAGTCACCTTGCACTTGAACCAGCCGTAGATGACGAGCGGCAAAGGTCCGCCGGCCTTGATGGTGCGGCACCGCCAGTTGCCGGTCAGGTCCTTGTCGGAGAAGGCCACCAGCGGTTTTGCCAGCAAGGCATCGAGTTGCTTGACCTCGGCGGGATCGCCCGCTTTCGCCTCGGCGAGCGCTGCCTTGCGCGTCTCGCCATATTTGTCGAGCCGTGCCTTGTCGGCTGGGGTGATCAATTTCTGCACCTCGCCATCGGCGAGCGCGGGAAGCGTGCAGCAGAGCAGGCCGACAAGGGCGAGCAGCGGGCGAAGTGTCATCGGAGGCCTCCCGGTTGATGTTTTGAGCAGCGCCGCCGCCACCTGGTGCATAATTTACCGGGTCGCTGGCGCCTGTCATCCGTGCTTAACAGCGTCACGGTCAAAAATCATGGTGTGACGAATGCGAATCTTGCTCACGGGATCGTCGGGTTGGCTGGGCAGCGCGCTGGCGCCGCGGCTGCGCGCGCTTGGGCACGATGTCACCGGGCTAGATCCTGCGCCATCGGCGGAGACGCAGATGATCGGCTCGATCGCCGACCGTGACCTTGTCCTGCGTACCGTCCGCGACAACCGGATCGAGGCGATCATCCACAGCGGCGCGCTGCACAAGCCCAACATCGAGAACCGCGCTAACAGCGATTTCGTCGCTACAAATGTGCAAGGCACGCTGAACCTGCTCGACGCGGCGGTGGCGGCCGGCGTGCAGCGCTTCGTCTTCACCTCGACGACCTCGCTGATGATTTCGCAAGCGATACGCGACGGGTTCAGCGGCGGCGCTCGGAAAGCTGCCTGGCTGACTGAGGCGATGTCGCCCGAGCCGCGCAACATCTATGGCGTCACCAAGCTTTCGGCCGAGCATCTCTGCCGCCTCTATCATATCCAGCATGGGTTGCCGGTGGTGGTGCTGCGCACGGCCCGCTTCTTTCCCGAGGCCGACGACATGGCGCATGCGATCGAACAATCGGACGCCAACACCAAGGCGAACGAGCTGTTGTTTCGCCGATTGACGGTGGAGGACGCGGCGGAGGCTCACATCCTTGCCCTTGAAAAGGGGCCGCAACTGGGCTTTGATATTTTCATCGTCTCGGCGCCAACACCGTTCCGTCCCGATGATTGCGCTGATCTGATCGCCGATGCGCCGTCCATCGTCGCGCGCTATTTTCCGGACTTTCCGGCGCTTTATGCGCGAAAAGGCTGGACGATGTTTTCCTCCATCGACCGCGTCTATGACGCGTCGCGGGCGAGGGACAGGCTGGGTTTCGTCTGCAAGACGAGCTTTGCCGATGTGCTTGCGGCGCTGCGTGCGGAAGAGGGGGCTGCCTAGCCCGCGACAGCAGCGGCTTGCGCCATTCCAGCCGTCAGGTCGCCATAGCCCGTCGCGCGTCGTTCATAGACGAGACCGAGCATTTTGGCGGCTTTTTCGGCGACCTTGTCGAGTTCCGGATCGTTGGTCTGGGCCAGGTAGATCAGCTTCTCGTAGTTGCCGAAATAGTCCTTGATCAGCTCCGGATGCTTGTCGAGGCCGAGCGGCTTCATAAAGAAGGCGTCGAACTGCCGGCAGAGGAAGTCGGTCATGTAGAAAGACATCATGTCGTCGTCGGCGATTTTCGCGTAGGCATCCATGCCTTGATAGAAGGCAAAGCAGTGCGGGCCGGCCATGCGCTTGACGCCGTGCTTCTCGCAGATACGGTCGAGCAGGCCGCCGGTGCCGCAATCGGCATAGCCGACGAAGATGTTGGTGTAGCCTTCGGCCTTGGCCTTTTCGATTGCCTTGTCCATGGCTGGAGCGATGCGGTCCGGGTAGAAATGGAATTCCGCCGGCAGGCAGGTCAGGTCGAGGTGATCCAGTCCGAGCTGTTCCTTGACGGCCAGAACTTCGCGCGCAATCATCCCACAGGCGATAACGAGCAGCCTGTCGTCTTGATTCGGTTTCGTTTTTTGCGTCTTGGCCATGGAACCCATCGAGCCGGCCTTCGTTGTTGGGGCGCTAATTTATCTGTTGAGGGAGACACCGTCCATGAAACTGCTACGCATCACGCCGATTGCCATCCTGGCCTGCGCCTTGGCCCTTGCGGCTTGCGCGAACACCGTCCGCGGTGTCGGCAAGGACGTCAAATCGACGGCCAGGGCGGTCAAGGACACTGTCGCCAACTGATCGGCAGCCTCGTCCACCATCTGGGAACAAAAAAGCCGCGCTGCAAGGCGCGGCTTTTCTTGTCGGTCCATCCTGATGCCCTGGGTCAGGCGGAAGCGCGGACGTTGTGCTTGCGCTTCATGAAGTCCTTGGCGGTCTCGACCGCCACCGCGGCATCGCGGCAATAGGCGTCGGCGCCGACGGCCTTGCCGAATTCCTCGTTCAGCGGCGCGCCGCCGACCAGCACGACATAGTCGTCGCGGATGCCCTTTTCCTTCATCGTGTCGATGACGACCTTCATGTAGGGCATGGTCGTGGTCAGCAGGGCTGACATGCCGATGATGTCGGGCTGGTGCTGTTCGATCGCATCGAGATATTTCTCGACCGCATTGTTGATGCCGAGATCGATGACGTCGAAGCCGGCGCCCTCCATCATCATGCCGACGAGGTTCTTGCCGATGTCGTGGATGTCGCCCTTGACGGTGCCGATGACCATCTTGCCCTGCTTGGGCGCGCCGGTGGCGGCGAGCAGCGGACGCAGGATGAACATGCCGGCCTTCATCGCATTGGCCGACAGCAGCACTTCGGGAACGAACAGGATGCCGTCGCGAAAATCCTCGCCGACGATGCGCATGCCTTCGACCAGCGCCTCGGTCAGCACCTTGTAGGGCACCCAGCCGCGCTCGAGCAGGATGTTGGTACCTTCCTCGATCTCTTCCTTCAGCCCGTCATAGAGATCGTCGTGCATCTGCTGCACCAACTCGTCGTCGGAAAGTTCGGAAAGGATGATCTCGTCGTCGGACATTTGTATCGAGCTCCTGCCGGCATCGCGACCATGTCGCAAAGCACAAAATATTCGCGTTCATACCTAACCCGCTGAGGGCATGTATCCATAGCTGATTTGCGACTTCCCGCAAAAGGAAAGCGACCGTAACTCTCTTGGAATTCTTGTCGATTTTGCGACAGGCGTTGGCGCTGGCGGGCCGTTTCGAATAGGGTGCATGGCTACGATCTGGCAAGAAGCGGCGAGAGGCAGCCGCTATGGATTCCAGACAAGAACAAATTCAGGGAAGAACCACCATGAGCGAACACGCGGCAGTCGATCAGGAAGCGTCAAACGCGCGACGTGGGCGCGGCGCCAGCGGCGGAGCCGCTGCCCGGCGGGCAGCACGTTCGGGCGGTGGTCCGGGCACGCAGCTCACCTACATCAAGCGCAAGATCAACGTTTATGAGGTGCTGGACGAGGAAGGCCTGGCGCTGATCGAGAAGAACACCGACACGGTGCTCGAGGAAATCGGCATCATCTTCCGCGACGACGCGGAAGCGCTGCAATTGTGGAAAGAGGCCGGCGCCGACGTCAAGGGCGAGCGCGTGCACTTCCCCAAGGGTCTCTGCCGTTCGCTGCTCAAGACCGCGCCGTCCGTCTACACCCAGCACGCCCGCAATTCCGAGCGCTCGGTGCAGATCGGCGGCAACGCCACCGTTTTCGCGCCGGTCTATGGTCCGCCTTTCGTGCGCGACCTCGACGGCGTCAGGCGTTACGCGACGATCGAGGATTTCCAGAATTTCGTGAAGCTCGCCTATATGGCGCCGTCGATCCACCATTCGGGCGGCACGGTGTGCGAGCCGGTCGACGTGCCGGTCAACAAGCGCCACCTCGACATGATCTACAGCCACATCAAATATTCCGACAAGCCGTTCATGGGCTCGGTGACCGCGCCGGAGCGCGCTGAGGACACCGTCGCCATGGCCAAGATCGTGTTCGGCGACGATTTCGTCGAGAACAACACGGTGCTGACCAGCCTGATCAACGCCAACTCGCCGATGGTGTTCGACGAGACCATGCTCGGCGCGCTGAAAGTCTATGCGCGCCACAACCAGGCCTGCATCGTCACGCCGTTCATCCTTGCCGGCGCGATGAGCCCGGTGACGGTTGCCGGCACGCTGACGCAGGTTCTGGCCGAAGTACTGGCCGGCGCGTCCTTCACGCAGCTGATCCGGCCGGGCGCGCCGGTGCTGTTCGGCACCTTCGCTTCCTCCATTTCGATGCAGTCGGGCGCGCCGACCTTCGGCACGCCGGAGCCGTCGCTGGTTTCCTATGGCGCCGCACAGCTGGCGCGTCGCCTCGGCCTGCCGTTCCGTACCGGCGGTTCGCTCTGCGCGTCGAAGGTTCCGGATGCGCAGGCGGCCTATGAAAGCGCCAACACGCTGAACTCGACCATCCTGGCCGGCACCAATTTCGTGCTGCATTCGGCCGGCTGGCTCGAGGGCGGGTTGGCGTCCTGCTACGAGAAATTCATGATGGACATCGACCAGCTCGGCATGACGCAGAAATTCTCCGAGGGCGTCGATCTGTCGGAAAACGGCCAGGCGATGGATGCCATCCGCCAGGTCGGGCCGGGCAGCCACTATCTCGGCTGCGACCACACCCAGGCCAATTTCCAGACCGCCTTCTACCGCTCCAACATCGCCGACAACAATTCCTACGAGCAGTGGCTGGCCGAAGGCGAGAAGACCGCGCCGCAGCGCGCAAACGATCTCGCCCGCCGCTGGCTGGAGAGCTACG is part of the Mesorhizobium loti genome and encodes:
- a CDS encoding DUF1638 domain-containing protein, with the translated sequence MAKTQKTKPNQDDRLLVIACGMIAREVLAVKEQLGLDHLDLTCLPAEFHFYPDRIAPAMDKAIEKAKAEGYTNIFVGYADCGTGGLLDRICEKHGVKRMAGPHCFAFYQGMDAYAKIADDDMMSFYMTDFLCRQFDAFFMKPLGLDKHPELIKDYFGNYEKLIYLAQTNDPELDKVAEKAAKMLGLVYERRATGYGDLTAGMAQAAAVAG
- a CDS encoding EncA/B family entericidin, producing the protein MKLLRITPIAILACALALAACANTVRGVGKDVKSTARAVKDTVAN
- a CDS encoding cobalamin-binding protein yields the protein MSDDEIILSELSDDELVQQMHDDLYDGLKEEIEEGTNILLERGWVPYKVLTEALVEGMRIVGEDFRDGILFVPEVLLSANAMKAGMFILRPLLAATGAPKQGKMVIGTVKGDIHDIGKNLVGMMMEGAGFDVIDLGINNAVEKYLDAIEQHQPDIIGMSALLTTTMPYMKVVIDTMKEKGIRDDYVVLVGGAPLNEEFGKAVGADAYCRDAAVAVETAKDFMKRKHNVRASA
- a CDS encoding trimethylamine methyltransferase family protein; this translates as MSEHAAVDQEASNARRGRGASGGAAARRAARSGGGPGTQLTYIKRKINVYEVLDEEGLALIEKNTDTVLEEIGIIFRDDAEALQLWKEAGADVKGERVHFPKGLCRSLLKTAPSVYTQHARNSERSVQIGGNATVFAPVYGPPFVRDLDGVRRYATIEDFQNFVKLAYMAPSIHHSGGTVCEPVDVPVNKRHLDMIYSHIKYSDKPFMGSVTAPERAEDTVAMAKIVFGDDFVENNTVLTSLINANSPMVFDETMLGALKVYARHNQACIVTPFILAGAMSPVTVAGTLTQVLAEVLAGASFTQLIRPGAPVLFGTFASSISMQSGAPTFGTPEPSLVSYGAAQLARRLGLPFRTGGSLCASKVPDAQAAYESANTLNSTILAGTNFVLHSAGWLEGGLASCYEKFMMDIDQLGMTQKFSEGVDLSENGQAMDAIRQVGPGSHYLGCDHTQANFQTAFYRSNIADNNSYEQWLAEGEKTAPQRANDLARRWLESYEAPHLDPSIDEALKDFIAKKKGSMPDAFT